In one Ictalurus punctatus breed USDA103 chromosome 19, Coco_2.0, whole genome shotgun sequence genomic region, the following are encoded:
- the LOC108261423 gene encoding scavenger receptor cysteine-rich type 1 protein M130 yields the protein MSRLTAGPHRCSGRVEVLHGRSWFTVCDADFDQQDAEVVCRELSCGIPVKVLGSAAFVRGEGHTRARLVNGPDSCSGRVELQYLSEWGTVCAVGWDMRAADVLCAQLGCGSAVAVVEVDWFGEGSGHIWADVFDCQGKDTHLSQCGISSWSRAACSHKHDAGVICNGSSVAFHEGRVRLSGGSECQGEVEIYFRQDWRRVLLDSWSLSEASVLCRQLGCGSVLNYRSSPSTTEHKHMCVTGFSCSGSEAHLGNCSSAQPVNCSSGEQLYITCSDPSSIRLVGSGGDCAGRLEVFHSGSWGTVCDDSWDIEDAQVVCRQLQCGVALSTHIPAWFGPGTGSIWLNEVECEGNETSLWNCRFQLCEEGECGHQEDVGVVCSEFKEIRLMEGCEGNLEVFYNGTWGNVCYNKMEMKLETADMVCRELNCGRGESLDSARARVESAPNWMDHVKCRKHDSNLLKCPSSPWGQNRCDNGDEVVQITCTGRRSLSLY from the exons ATGTCGAGACTCACTGCTGGTCCTCACCGGTGCTCTGGGAGAGTGGAGGTGCTTCATGGACGTTCCTGGTTCACAGTGTGTGATGCTGACTTTGACCAGCAGGATGCAGAGGTTGTGTGTCGAGAGCTGAGCTGTGGGATTCCTGTGAAAGTGCTGGGATCAGCTGCTTTTGTCCGAGGGGAGG GTCACACACGGGCGCGGCTGGTGAACGGACCGGACTCCTGTTCTGGTCGAGTGGAGCTCCAGTACCTCAGTGAGTGGGGCACAGTTTGTGCTGTAGGCTGGGATATGAGAGCTGCAGATGTTCTCTGTGCACAGCTGGGTTGTGGGAGTGCTGTAGCTGTGGTGGAGGTGGACTGGTTTGGGGAGGGGAGTGGCCACATCTGGGCTGATGTGTTTGACTGTCAGGGGAAGGACACACACCTATCACAATGTGGCATCTCATCATGGAGTCGAGCTGCATGCTCTCATAAACACGATGCTGGAGTCATCTGTAATG GATCATCCGTGGCGTTTCATGAGGGGCGAGTGCGGTTGTCTGGAGGGAGCGAGTGTCAGGGGGAGGTGGAGATTTATTTCAGGCAGGACTGGAGGAGAGTTCTCCTGGACTCGTGGAGTCTGTCTGAGGCGTCTGTGCTCTGCAGACAGCTGGGCTGTGGCTCCGTGCTGAACTACCGCTCCTCTCCATCCACcactgaacacaaacacatgtgtGTAACGGGTTTCAGCTGCTCTGGGAGTGAAGCTCATCTGGGGAACTGCAGCAGTGCACAACCTGTCAACTGCAGCTCCGGGGAACAGCTGTACATCACCTGCTCAG ACCCCAGCTCCATCAGGCTGGTTGGTTCTGGGGGAGACTGTGCAGGAAGGCTGGAGGTTTTCCACAGCGGCTCGTGGGGGACAGTGTGTGATGACTCATGGGATATTGAGGATGCGCAGGTGGTGTGCAGACAGCTGCAGTGTGGAGTGGCCCTCAGTACCCACATACCAGCCTGGTTTGGTCCTGGAACTGGGTCCATATGGCTGAATGAGGTGGAGTGTGAGGGGAACGAGACGTCCCTGTGGAACTGCAGATTTCAGCTGTGTGAAGAGGGTGAATGTGGACACCAGGAGGACGTAGGAGTCGTGTGCTCAG AGTTTAAAGAGATCCGACTCATGGAGGGCTGTGAGGGGAATCTGGAAGTGTTCTACAATGGAACCTGGGGTAATGTGTGTTACAACAAGATGGAGATGAAGTTAGAAACAGCAGATATGGTGTGTCGAGAGCTGAACTGTGGAAGAGGCGAGAGTTTGGACTCGGCCAGAGCGAGAGTCGAATCTGCTCCTAACTGGATGGATCATGTGAAGTGTAGGAAACACGACTCTAATCTGTTGAAGTGTCCATCTTCACCCTGGGGACAAAACAGATGTGATAATGGTGATGAGGTGGTTCAGATTACCTGCACAGGTAGgaggagtctctctctctactag
- the LOC108261555 gene encoding scavenger receptor cysteine-rich type 1 protein M130-like: MKILQDSCRVLFVRVLCLIENLHNIYTIKLNTGHRMSRLTAGPHRCSGRVEVLHGRTWFTVCDADFDQQDAEVVCQELSCGIPVKVRGSAAFGRGEGQVWTEELQCRGNESEITLCPTSSSLKHSTCSHYNDVGLICSGHTGARLVNGPDSCSGQVELQYLSEWGTVCAVGWDMRAADVLCAQLGCGSAVAVVEVDWFGEGSGHIWADVFDCQGKDTHLSQCNISSWSRAACSHKHDAGVICNGSSVAFHEGRVRLSGGSECQGEVEIYFRQDWRRVLLDSWSLSEASVLCRQLGCGSVLNYRSSPSTTEHKHMCVTGFSCSGSEAHLGNCSSAQPVNCSSGEQLYITCSDPSSIRLVGSGGDCAGRLEVFHSGSWGTVCDDSWDIEDAQVVCRQLQCGVALNTHIPAWFGPGTGSIWLNEVECEGNETSLWNCRFQLCEEGECGHQEDVGVVCSEFKEIRLTEGCEGNLEVFYNGTWGNVCYNKMEMKLETADMVCRELNCGRGESLDSARARVESAPNWMDHVKCRKHDSNLLKCPSSPWGQNRCDNGDEVVHITCTEHWSLRLSGGEGSCSGRLEVYHNATWGSVCDDQWNIRNAQVVCRQLGCGSALSADRNVSSGPGERTIWLNRVKCRGDEIHLWDCHHSLKKHTDCSPAGVTCADISLKAQTLNCNTLISSS; this comes from the exons atgaaaatcctgcaggattcctGTAGGGTTTTGTTTGTAAGGGTACTCTGTCTTATTGAAAATCTGcacaatatttacacaattaaattaaacacaggTCACAGAATGTCGAGACTCACTGCTGGTCCTCACCGGTGCTCTGGGAGAGTGGAGGTGCTTCATGGACGTACCTGGTTCACAGTGTGTGATGCTGACTTTGACCAGCAGGATGCAGAGGTTGTGTGTCAAGAGCTGAGCTGTGGGATTCCTGTGAAAGTGCGGGGATCAGCTGCTTTTGGCCGAGGGGAGGGTCAGGTGTGGACAGAGGAGCTTCAGTGTAGAGGAAATGAATCTGAGATTACCTTATGTCCAACATCATcttcactcaaacactcaaCCTGCTCCCATTACAACGATGTGGGATTAATATGTTCTG GTCACACAGGGGCGCGGCTGGTGAACGGACCGGACTCCTGCTCTGGTCAAGTGGAGCTCCAGTACCTCAGTGAGTGGGGCACAGTTTGTGCTGTAGGCTGGGATATGAGAGCTGCAGATGTTCTCTGTGCACAGCTGGGTTGTGGGAGTGCTGTAGCTGTGGTGGAGGTGGACTGGTTTGGGGAGGGGAGTGGCCACATCTGGGCTGATGTGTTTGACTGTCAGGGGAAGGACACACACCTATCACAATGTAACATCTCATCATGGAGTCGAGCTGCATGCTCTCATAAACACGATGCTGGAGTCATCTGTAATG GATCATCCGTGGCGTTTCATGAGGGGCGAGTGCGGTTGTCTGGAGGGAGCGAGTGTCAGGGGGAGGTGGAGATTTATTTCAGGCAGGACTGGAGGAGAGTTCTCCTGGACTCGTGGAGTCTGTCTGAGGCGTCTGTGCTCTGCAGACAGCTGGGCTGTGGCTCCGTGCTGAACTACCGCTCCTCTCCATCCACcactgaacacaaacacatgtgtGTAACGGGTTTCAGCTGCTCTGGGAGTGAAGCTCATCTGGGGAACTGCAGCAGTGCACAACCTGTCAACTGCAGCTCCGGGGAACAGCTGTACATCACCTGCTCAG ACCCCAGCTCCATCAGGCTGGTTGGTTCTGGGGGAGACTGTGCAGGAAGGCTGGAGGTTTTCCACAGCGGCTCGTGGGGGACAGTGTGTGATGACTCGTGGGATATTGAGGATGCGCAAGTGGTGTGCAGACAGCTGCAGTGTGGAGTGGCCCTCAATACCCACATACCAGCCTGGTTTGGTCCTGGAACTGGGTCCATATGGCTGAATGAGGTGGAGTGTGAGGGGAACGAGACGTCCCTGTGGAACTGCAGATTTCAGCTGTGTGAAGAGGGTGAATGTGGACACCAGGAGGACGTAGGAGTCGTGTGCTCAG AGTTTAAAGAGATCCGACTCACGGAGGGCTGTGAGGGGAATCTGGAAGTGTTCTACAATGGAACCTGGGGTAATGTGTGTTACAACAAGATGGAGATGAAGTTAGAAACAGCAGATATGGTGTGTCGAGAGCTGAACTGTGGAAGAGGCGAGAGTTTGGACTCGGCCAGAGCGAGAGTCGAATCTGCTCCTAACTGGATGGATCATGTGAAATGTAGGAAACACGACTCTAATCTGTTGAAGTGTCCATCTTCACCCTGGGGACAGAACAGATGTGATAATGGTGATGAGGTGGTTCATATTACCTGCACAG agcaCTGGTCTCTCAGGCTGAGTGGAGGAGAGGGAAGCTGCTCtgggaggttggaggtgtaTCATAACGCTACGTGGGGCTCCGTTTGTGATGATCAGTGGAACATCAGGAACGCTCAGGTGGTGTGCAGACAGCTGGGCTGTGGGTCGGCGCTGAGTGCTGATAGGAATGTTAGTTCTGGTCCTGGTGAAAGGACTATCTGGCTGAACAGAGTGAAGTGTCGAGGGGATGAGATTCACCTGTGGGACTGTCATCATTCCCTGAAGAAACACACTGACTGCTCTCCTGCTGGAGTCACCTGTGCAG ATATTAGTTTGAAAGCTCAGACCCTAAACTGTAATACACTGATCAGCAGCTCATAA